From the genome of Arvicola amphibius chromosome 9, mArvAmp1.2, whole genome shotgun sequence, one region includes:
- the Arid5a gene encoding AT-rich interactive domain-containing protein 5A isoform X1, with protein MWWKTDCAFKIFIFFSTHEEKDIEALARKGSHTRAPRWTKTWVVVDKEDRLWWTKTWVVVAASQTGRAPPAKGTRESEEVTPLELPVSPKPDEEQSSSQSPIQLEDSPEAGEEQEEEQAFLVSLYKFMKERHTPIERVPHLGFKQINLWKIYKAVEKLGAYELVTGRRLWKNVYDELGGSPGSTSAATCTRRHYERLVLPYVRHLKGEDDKPLPPTKPRKQYKMAKELRGDDGTTEKPKKAKDSERQVDQATPGKTKSDATGLTQPPSQGPSRDSTEQLGPTSGSSLPFMGASGCPEAYKRLLSNFYSKGAHGIMSPLAKKKLLAQVSKAEALQCQEEGCRHGARSPSKGLQESPRNLRGPAENSEHQQNPQEGLLPPSGSTKVEVQEEPRPTAPTFSGCFHAYPAEVLKPVSQHPRDFFSGLKDRVLLERPAKEEGLSTKEPQLVWGGDANRPSAFHKGSSRKRTFYPKPKACWVSPMAKVPAESPGATPLLPSSPGLGNKRNLEEEGFAHGGKKLRAVSPFLKEVDAKECGGKPAAPGVAVSCLLGPALGPTPPEAYRGTMLQYPLNFASSPDPLKGQATLPFSPLVIPAFPAHLLATTGPSPVATSLMHFPPTSYDTVLRNRLGPASSAWHMPPVTTYAAPHFFHLNTKL; from the exons ATGTGGTGGAAAACAGactgtgcttttaaaatattcatcttcttCTCTACTCACGAGGAGAAGGACATTGAGGCACTGGCCAGAAAGGGATCTCACACACGAGCTCCGAGGTGGACGAAGACTTGGGTTGTGGTGGACAAAGAAGACAGGTTGTGGTGGACGAAGACTTGGGTTGTGGTGGCAGCCAGTCAAACAGGGAGAG CACCTCCTGCCAAGGGGACGAGGGAGTCAGAAGAGGTAACTCCCCTAGAGCTCCCTGTGTCCCCCAagcctgatgaggagcagagcagcagccagaGCCCCATCCAGCTGGAG GACTCTCCTGAGGCCGgcgaggagcaggaggaagaacagGCCTTCCTGGTCAGCCTCTACAAGTTCATGAAGGAGCGACACACACCCATCGAGAGGGTCCCCCATCTTGGCTTCAAGCAGA TTAACCTGTGGAAGATCTACAAGGCAGTGGAGAAGCTGGGGGCCTATGAGCTG GTGACAGGCCGCCGACTCTGGAAGAACGTGTATGATGAGCTGGGGGGCAGTCCAGGCAGCACCAGCGCGGCCACATGCACGCGCCGCCACTACGAGAG GCTGGTCCTCCCATATGTGCGGCACCTGAAGGGGGAAGATGACAAACCACTGCCCCCAACCAAGCCCAGGAAGCAGTATAAGATGGCCAAGGAGCTGAGGGGGGACGATGGGACCACAGAGAAGCCAAAGAAAGCCAAGGactcagagaggcaggtggaccag GCTACACCGGGAAAGACCAAATCAGATGCCACTGGTCTGACGCAGCCTCCTAGCCAGGGACCCTCAAGGGATAGCACAGAACAGCTAGGCCCAACATCTGGGTCCTCTTTGCCATTCATGGGTGCTAGCGGCTGTCCGGAGGCCTACAAGCGGCTCTTGTCCAACTTTTACAGCAAAGGGGCACATGGTATCATGTCACCACTGGCCAAAAAGAAACTCCTGGCCCAGGTCAGCAAGGCAGAAGCCTTGCAGTGCCAAGAAGAGGGCTGTCGTCATGGAGCAAGGAGCCCCAGCAAAGGCCTTCAAGAAAGTCCCCGGAACCTAAGAGGGCCAGCTGAGAACTCTGAACACCAGCAAAACCCTCAGGAAGGATTGCTGCCCCCCAGTGGCAGCACCAAGGTGGAGGTGCAGGAGGAGCCCCGCCCCACAGCCCCTACTTTCTCAGGCTGTTTTCATGCCTACCCAGCTGAAGTGCTGAAGCCTGTCAGCCAGCACCCTAGGGACTTCTTCTCTGGTCTTAAAGACAGGGTGCTGTTGGAACGGCCTGCTAAAGAGGAAGGGCTGTCAACCAAAGAGCCTCAGCTGGTGTGGGGCGGGGATGCCAACCGCCCCTCTGCATTCCACAAAGGCAGCTCCAGAAAAAGAACCTTCTACCCCAAGCCCAAAGCCTGCTGGGTGTCCCCCATGGCCAAGGTTCCTGCGGAGAGCCCTGGAGCCACACCTCTCCTCCCCAGTAGCCCAGGCCTTGGCAACAAGCGCAACTTGGAAGAAGAGGGCTTTGCTCATGGTGGCAAGAAACTGAGGGCGGTGTCTCCCTTTCTGAAGGAGGTGGATGCCAAGGAGTGTGGGGGCAAGCCTGCAGCACCTGGTGTGGCTGTATCCTGTTTACTGGGCCCAGCCCTGGGGCCCACTCCTCCAGAGGCCTACAGGGGCACCATGCTGCAGTATCCTCTGAACTTTGCCAGTAGCCCAGACCCTCTGAAGGGCCAGGCCACACTCCCCTTCAGTCCCCTGGTCATCCCAGCTTTCCCAGCCCATCTCCTGGCTACAACAGGCCCCTCACCCGTGGCTACCAGCCTGATGCATTTTCCCCCCACGTCCTATGATACCGTCCTCCGCAACAGACTGGGCCCAGCTTCATCTGCCTGGCACATGCCACCCGTCACAACCTATGCGGCGCCTCACTTCTTCCACCTCAACACCAAGCTGTAG
- the Arid5a gene encoding AT-rich interactive domain-containing protein 5A isoform X2, with product MAAPPAKGTRESEEVTPLELPVSPKPDEEQSSSQSPIQLEDSPEAGEEQEEEQAFLVSLYKFMKERHTPIERVPHLGFKQINLWKIYKAVEKLGAYELVTGRRLWKNVYDELGGSPGSTSAATCTRRHYERLVLPYVRHLKGEDDKPLPPTKPRKQYKMAKELRGDDGTTEKPKKAKDSERQVDQATPGKTKSDATGLTQPPSQGPSRDSTEQLGPTSGSSLPFMGASGCPEAYKRLLSNFYSKGAHGIMSPLAKKKLLAQVSKAEALQCQEEGCRHGARSPSKGLQESPRNLRGPAENSEHQQNPQEGLLPPSGSTKVEVQEEPRPTAPTFSGCFHAYPAEVLKPVSQHPRDFFSGLKDRVLLERPAKEEGLSTKEPQLVWGGDANRPSAFHKGSSRKRTFYPKPKACWVSPMAKVPAESPGATPLLPSSPGLGNKRNLEEEGFAHGGKKLRAVSPFLKEVDAKECGGKPAAPGVAVSCLLGPALGPTPPEAYRGTMLQYPLNFASSPDPLKGQATLPFSPLVIPAFPAHLLATTGPSPVATSLMHFPPTSYDTVLRNRLGPASSAWHMPPVTTYAAPHFFHLNTKL from the exons CAGCACCTCCTGCCAAGGGGACGAGGGAGTCAGAAGAGGTAACTCCCCTAGAGCTCCCTGTGTCCCCCAagcctgatgaggagcagagcagcagccagaGCCCCATCCAGCTGGAG GACTCTCCTGAGGCCGgcgaggagcaggaggaagaacagGCCTTCCTGGTCAGCCTCTACAAGTTCATGAAGGAGCGACACACACCCATCGAGAGGGTCCCCCATCTTGGCTTCAAGCAGA TTAACCTGTGGAAGATCTACAAGGCAGTGGAGAAGCTGGGGGCCTATGAGCTG GTGACAGGCCGCCGACTCTGGAAGAACGTGTATGATGAGCTGGGGGGCAGTCCAGGCAGCACCAGCGCGGCCACATGCACGCGCCGCCACTACGAGAG GCTGGTCCTCCCATATGTGCGGCACCTGAAGGGGGAAGATGACAAACCACTGCCCCCAACCAAGCCCAGGAAGCAGTATAAGATGGCCAAGGAGCTGAGGGGGGACGATGGGACCACAGAGAAGCCAAAGAAAGCCAAGGactcagagaggcaggtggaccag GCTACACCGGGAAAGACCAAATCAGATGCCACTGGTCTGACGCAGCCTCCTAGCCAGGGACCCTCAAGGGATAGCACAGAACAGCTAGGCCCAACATCTGGGTCCTCTTTGCCATTCATGGGTGCTAGCGGCTGTCCGGAGGCCTACAAGCGGCTCTTGTCCAACTTTTACAGCAAAGGGGCACATGGTATCATGTCACCACTGGCCAAAAAGAAACTCCTGGCCCAGGTCAGCAAGGCAGAAGCCTTGCAGTGCCAAGAAGAGGGCTGTCGTCATGGAGCAAGGAGCCCCAGCAAAGGCCTTCAAGAAAGTCCCCGGAACCTAAGAGGGCCAGCTGAGAACTCTGAACACCAGCAAAACCCTCAGGAAGGATTGCTGCCCCCCAGTGGCAGCACCAAGGTGGAGGTGCAGGAGGAGCCCCGCCCCACAGCCCCTACTTTCTCAGGCTGTTTTCATGCCTACCCAGCTGAAGTGCTGAAGCCTGTCAGCCAGCACCCTAGGGACTTCTTCTCTGGTCTTAAAGACAGGGTGCTGTTGGAACGGCCTGCTAAAGAGGAAGGGCTGTCAACCAAAGAGCCTCAGCTGGTGTGGGGCGGGGATGCCAACCGCCCCTCTGCATTCCACAAAGGCAGCTCCAGAAAAAGAACCTTCTACCCCAAGCCCAAAGCCTGCTGGGTGTCCCCCATGGCCAAGGTTCCTGCGGAGAGCCCTGGAGCCACACCTCTCCTCCCCAGTAGCCCAGGCCTTGGCAACAAGCGCAACTTGGAAGAAGAGGGCTTTGCTCATGGTGGCAAGAAACTGAGGGCGGTGTCTCCCTTTCTGAAGGAGGTGGATGCCAAGGAGTGTGGGGGCAAGCCTGCAGCACCTGGTGTGGCTGTATCCTGTTTACTGGGCCCAGCCCTGGGGCCCACTCCTCCAGAGGCCTACAGGGGCACCATGCTGCAGTATCCTCTGAACTTTGCCAGTAGCCCAGACCCTCTGAAGGGCCAGGCCACACTCCCCTTCAGTCCCCTGGTCATCCCAGCTTTCCCAGCCCATCTCCTGGCTACAACAGGCCCCTCACCCGTGGCTACCAGCCTGATGCATTTTCCCCCCACGTCCTATGATACCGTCCTCCGCAACAGACTGGGCCCAGCTTCATCTGCCTGGCACATGCCACCCGTCACAACCTATGCGGCGCCTCACTTCTTCCACCTCAACACCAAGCTGTAG
- the Arid5a gene encoding AT-rich interactive domain-containing protein 5A isoform X3 translates to MAPPAKGTRESEEVTPLELPVSPKPDEEQSSSQSPIQLEDSPEAGEEQEEEQAFLVSLYKFMKERHTPIERVPHLGFKQINLWKIYKAVEKLGAYELVTGRRLWKNVYDELGGSPGSTSAATCTRRHYERLVLPYVRHLKGEDDKPLPPTKPRKQYKMAKELRGDDGTTEKPKKAKDSERQVDQATPGKTKSDATGLTQPPSQGPSRDSTEQLGPTSGSSLPFMGASGCPEAYKRLLSNFYSKGAHGIMSPLAKKKLLAQVSKAEALQCQEEGCRHGARSPSKGLQESPRNLRGPAENSEHQQNPQEGLLPPSGSTKVEVQEEPRPTAPTFSGCFHAYPAEVLKPVSQHPRDFFSGLKDRVLLERPAKEEGLSTKEPQLVWGGDANRPSAFHKGSSRKRTFYPKPKACWVSPMAKVPAESPGATPLLPSSPGLGNKRNLEEEGFAHGGKKLRAVSPFLKEVDAKECGGKPAAPGVAVSCLLGPALGPTPPEAYRGTMLQYPLNFASSPDPLKGQATLPFSPLVIPAFPAHLLATTGPSPVATSLMHFPPTSYDTVLRNRLGPASSAWHMPPVTTYAAPHFFHLNTKL, encoded by the exons CACCTCCTGCCAAGGGGACGAGGGAGTCAGAAGAGGTAACTCCCCTAGAGCTCCCTGTGTCCCCCAagcctgatgaggagcagagcagcagccagaGCCCCATCCAGCTGGAG GACTCTCCTGAGGCCGgcgaggagcaggaggaagaacagGCCTTCCTGGTCAGCCTCTACAAGTTCATGAAGGAGCGACACACACCCATCGAGAGGGTCCCCCATCTTGGCTTCAAGCAGA TTAACCTGTGGAAGATCTACAAGGCAGTGGAGAAGCTGGGGGCCTATGAGCTG GTGACAGGCCGCCGACTCTGGAAGAACGTGTATGATGAGCTGGGGGGCAGTCCAGGCAGCACCAGCGCGGCCACATGCACGCGCCGCCACTACGAGAG GCTGGTCCTCCCATATGTGCGGCACCTGAAGGGGGAAGATGACAAACCACTGCCCCCAACCAAGCCCAGGAAGCAGTATAAGATGGCCAAGGAGCTGAGGGGGGACGATGGGACCACAGAGAAGCCAAAGAAAGCCAAGGactcagagaggcaggtggaccag GCTACACCGGGAAAGACCAAATCAGATGCCACTGGTCTGACGCAGCCTCCTAGCCAGGGACCCTCAAGGGATAGCACAGAACAGCTAGGCCCAACATCTGGGTCCTCTTTGCCATTCATGGGTGCTAGCGGCTGTCCGGAGGCCTACAAGCGGCTCTTGTCCAACTTTTACAGCAAAGGGGCACATGGTATCATGTCACCACTGGCCAAAAAGAAACTCCTGGCCCAGGTCAGCAAGGCAGAAGCCTTGCAGTGCCAAGAAGAGGGCTGTCGTCATGGAGCAAGGAGCCCCAGCAAAGGCCTTCAAGAAAGTCCCCGGAACCTAAGAGGGCCAGCTGAGAACTCTGAACACCAGCAAAACCCTCAGGAAGGATTGCTGCCCCCCAGTGGCAGCACCAAGGTGGAGGTGCAGGAGGAGCCCCGCCCCACAGCCCCTACTTTCTCAGGCTGTTTTCATGCCTACCCAGCTGAAGTGCTGAAGCCTGTCAGCCAGCACCCTAGGGACTTCTTCTCTGGTCTTAAAGACAGGGTGCTGTTGGAACGGCCTGCTAAAGAGGAAGGGCTGTCAACCAAAGAGCCTCAGCTGGTGTGGGGCGGGGATGCCAACCGCCCCTCTGCATTCCACAAAGGCAGCTCCAGAAAAAGAACCTTCTACCCCAAGCCCAAAGCCTGCTGGGTGTCCCCCATGGCCAAGGTTCCTGCGGAGAGCCCTGGAGCCACACCTCTCCTCCCCAGTAGCCCAGGCCTTGGCAACAAGCGCAACTTGGAAGAAGAGGGCTTTGCTCATGGTGGCAAGAAACTGAGGGCGGTGTCTCCCTTTCTGAAGGAGGTGGATGCCAAGGAGTGTGGGGGCAAGCCTGCAGCACCTGGTGTGGCTGTATCCTGTTTACTGGGCCCAGCCCTGGGGCCCACTCCTCCAGAGGCCTACAGGGGCACCATGCTGCAGTATCCTCTGAACTTTGCCAGTAGCCCAGACCCTCTGAAGGGCCAGGCCACACTCCCCTTCAGTCCCCTGGTCATCCCAGCTTTCCCAGCCCATCTCCTGGCTACAACAGGCCCCTCACCCGTGGCTACCAGCCTGATGCATTTTCCCCCCACGTCCTATGATACCGTCCTCCGCAACAGACTGGGCCCAGCTTCATCTGCCTGGCACATGCCACCCGTCACAACCTATGCGGCGCCTCACTTCTTCCACCTCAACACCAAGCTGTAG
- the Arid5a gene encoding AT-rich interactive domain-containing protein 5A isoform X4, producing the protein MKERHTPIERVPHLGFKQINLWKIYKAVEKLGAYELVTGRRLWKNVYDELGGSPGSTSAATCTRRHYERLVLPYVRHLKGEDDKPLPPTKPRKQYKMAKELRGDDGTTEKPKKAKDSERQVDQATPGKTKSDATGLTQPPSQGPSRDSTEQLGPTSGSSLPFMGASGCPEAYKRLLSNFYSKGAHGIMSPLAKKKLLAQVSKAEALQCQEEGCRHGARSPSKGLQESPRNLRGPAENSEHQQNPQEGLLPPSGSTKVEVQEEPRPTAPTFSGCFHAYPAEVLKPVSQHPRDFFSGLKDRVLLERPAKEEGLSTKEPQLVWGGDANRPSAFHKGSSRKRTFYPKPKACWVSPMAKVPAESPGATPLLPSSPGLGNKRNLEEEGFAHGGKKLRAVSPFLKEVDAKECGGKPAAPGVAVSCLLGPALGPTPPEAYRGTMLQYPLNFASSPDPLKGQATLPFSPLVIPAFPAHLLATTGPSPVATSLMHFPPTSYDTVLRNRLGPASSAWHMPPVTTYAAPHFFHLNTKL; encoded by the exons ATGAAGGAGCGACACACACCCATCGAGAGGGTCCCCCATCTTGGCTTCAAGCAGA TTAACCTGTGGAAGATCTACAAGGCAGTGGAGAAGCTGGGGGCCTATGAGCTG GTGACAGGCCGCCGACTCTGGAAGAACGTGTATGATGAGCTGGGGGGCAGTCCAGGCAGCACCAGCGCGGCCACATGCACGCGCCGCCACTACGAGAG GCTGGTCCTCCCATATGTGCGGCACCTGAAGGGGGAAGATGACAAACCACTGCCCCCAACCAAGCCCAGGAAGCAGTATAAGATGGCCAAGGAGCTGAGGGGGGACGATGGGACCACAGAGAAGCCAAAGAAAGCCAAGGactcagagaggcaggtggaccag GCTACACCGGGAAAGACCAAATCAGATGCCACTGGTCTGACGCAGCCTCCTAGCCAGGGACCCTCAAGGGATAGCACAGAACAGCTAGGCCCAACATCTGGGTCCTCTTTGCCATTCATGGGTGCTAGCGGCTGTCCGGAGGCCTACAAGCGGCTCTTGTCCAACTTTTACAGCAAAGGGGCACATGGTATCATGTCACCACTGGCCAAAAAGAAACTCCTGGCCCAGGTCAGCAAGGCAGAAGCCTTGCAGTGCCAAGAAGAGGGCTGTCGTCATGGAGCAAGGAGCCCCAGCAAAGGCCTTCAAGAAAGTCCCCGGAACCTAAGAGGGCCAGCTGAGAACTCTGAACACCAGCAAAACCCTCAGGAAGGATTGCTGCCCCCCAGTGGCAGCACCAAGGTGGAGGTGCAGGAGGAGCCCCGCCCCACAGCCCCTACTTTCTCAGGCTGTTTTCATGCCTACCCAGCTGAAGTGCTGAAGCCTGTCAGCCAGCACCCTAGGGACTTCTTCTCTGGTCTTAAAGACAGGGTGCTGTTGGAACGGCCTGCTAAAGAGGAAGGGCTGTCAACCAAAGAGCCTCAGCTGGTGTGGGGCGGGGATGCCAACCGCCCCTCTGCATTCCACAAAGGCAGCTCCAGAAAAAGAACCTTCTACCCCAAGCCCAAAGCCTGCTGGGTGTCCCCCATGGCCAAGGTTCCTGCGGAGAGCCCTGGAGCCACACCTCTCCTCCCCAGTAGCCCAGGCCTTGGCAACAAGCGCAACTTGGAAGAAGAGGGCTTTGCTCATGGTGGCAAGAAACTGAGGGCGGTGTCTCCCTTTCTGAAGGAGGTGGATGCCAAGGAGTGTGGGGGCAAGCCTGCAGCACCTGGTGTGGCTGTATCCTGTTTACTGGGCCCAGCCCTGGGGCCCACTCCTCCAGAGGCCTACAGGGGCACCATGCTGCAGTATCCTCTGAACTTTGCCAGTAGCCCAGACCCTCTGAAGGGCCAGGCCACACTCCCCTTCAGTCCCCTGGTCATCCCAGCTTTCCCAGCCCATCTCCTGGCTACAACAGGCCCCTCACCCGTGGCTACCAGCCTGATGCATTTTCCCCCCACGTCCTATGATACCGTCCTCCGCAACAGACTGGGCCCAGCTTCATCTGCCTGGCACATGCCACCCGTCACAACCTATGCGGCGCCTCACTTCTTCCACCTCAACACCAAGCTGTAG